One segment of Anatilimnocola aggregata DNA contains the following:
- a CDS encoding MIP/aquaporin family protein encodes MTSVSIWRLCLAEAIGTFVLVFAGTGAIVVNDVSAGSITHVGIALTFGLVVMAMIYALGDISGCHINPAATLAFWAARRFPGKLVAPFMASQIVGALLASLLLRTLFEHPTLGATLPAGSAWQSFVLEVVITTVLMFVALSVSTGAKEKGIMAGAAIGAVVALGAMVAGPICGASMNPARSLAPAIVSGNLADLWIYIAAPLVGSLLAVGGCRGVRANCCQGGTCES; translated from the coding sequence ATGACTAGCGTTAGTATTTGGCGATTGTGTCTGGCCGAGGCGATTGGAACGTTCGTGCTGGTGTTTGCAGGCACGGGCGCGATCGTCGTGAACGATGTCTCGGCCGGCAGCATCACGCATGTCGGCATCGCGCTGACTTTCGGCCTGGTCGTGATGGCGATGATCTACGCCCTGGGCGATATTTCAGGCTGTCACATCAATCCGGCGGCGACGCTGGCCTTCTGGGCCGCGCGGCGCTTCCCGGGCAAACTTGTCGCCCCGTTCATGGCGAGCCAAATTGTGGGTGCGCTTCTCGCCAGCCTGCTGCTGCGAACATTGTTCGAGCATCCCACGCTCGGTGCCACGCTGCCGGCGGGCAGTGCCTGGCAGTCGTTTGTCTTGGAAGTCGTGATAACGACCGTGCTGATGTTTGTGGCCTTAAGCGTTTCGACCGGGGCGAAAGAAAAGGGAATTATGGCCGGCGCGGCGATTGGCGCTGTCGTGGCCCTGGGAGCCATGGTCGCCGGGCCCATTTGCGGCGCGTCGATGAATCCTGCGCGGTCGTTAGCACCAGCGATTGTGTCGGGTAACCTCGCGGACTTGTGGATTTATATTGCAGCGCCGCTGGTGGGGAGTCTGCTGGCGGTCGGCGGTTGCCGGGGTGTGCGCGCAAATTGCTGCCAAGGTGGAACATGCGAAAGTTGA